In one Staphylococcus lutrae genomic region, the following are encoded:
- a CDS encoding NAD(P)H-hydrate dehydratase, with protein MKTLSAVHIPKRKEETHKGDYGRILLIGGNANLGGAIMLAARACVYSGSGLITVATHPTNHVALHSRCPEAMVIDINDTKKLTKMIEASDCILIGPGLGLDFKGNNAMTFLLQNIQPHHTLIVDGDAISIVSKLKPEIPACNVIYTPHQKEWERLSGIPIEEQTYETNRMAADRLRGTVVLKKHGTEIYFKDDDYKLEIGSPAMATGGMGDTLAGMITSFVGQFDNLVDAITSATYTHSYIGDKLSQEMYVVPPSKMIDEIPYAMKQLES; from the coding sequence GTGAAAACATTGTCAGCTGTTCATATACCTAAACGTAAAGAAGAGACACATAAAGGCGATTATGGACGTATCTTATTGATTGGCGGTAACGCAAACCTTGGTGGCGCAATTATGTTAGCAGCACGTGCTTGTGTTTACAGTGGAAGTGGTCTCATTACTGTCGCAACACACCCAACAAATCATGTCGCGCTCCATTCTCGTTGTCCTGAAGCGATGGTGATTGACATCAATGACACGAAAAAATTGACAAAAATGATTGAAGCTTCGGATTGTATATTGATTGGTCCAGGTTTAGGATTAGATTTTAAAGGTAATAATGCGATGACATTTCTTTTACAAAATATTCAACCGCATCATACCTTAATTGTTGATGGTGATGCAATTTCAATCGTCAGCAAATTAAAACCTGAGATTCCAGCTTGCAATGTCATTTATACCCCACATCAAAAGGAGTGGGAGCGTTTGAGTGGCATTCCAATAGAGGAACAAACTTATGAAACAAACCGAATGGCTGCTGATCGCTTAAGAGGCACAGTCGTACTTAAGAAACATGGGACAGAAATCTACTTTAAAGACGATGACTATAAGCTAGAAATTGGAAGTCCTGCTATGGCTACTGGCGGAATGGGTGACACACTCGCTGGGATGATTACAAGTTTTGTCGGACAATTTGACAATTTAGTCGATGCGATTACAAGTGCCACTTATACACATAGTTACATTGGAGACAAGTTATCACAAGAAATGTATGTCGTTCCGCCATCAAAGATGATTGATGAAATTCCGTATGCCATGAAACAATTAGAAAGTTAA